A genomic stretch from Deinococcus radiotolerans includes:
- the sodA gene encoding superoxide dismutase [Mn], which produces MAYELPQLPYAYDALEPHIDARTMEIHHTKHHQTYVDNANKALEGTEFADMPVEDLIQKLDQVPADKKNALRNNAGGHANHSLFWQVMGPQGSGQPSGELADAINAAFGSFDAFKEKFEDAAKTRFGSGWAWLVVKDGQLAVVSTANQDNPLMGEGVAGVSGTPILGVDVWEHAYYLNYQNKRPDYLKAFWNVVNWGEVARRYAAAK; this is translated from the coding sequence ATGGCCTACGAACTGCCCCAGCTGCCCTACGCCTACGACGCCCTCGAGCCTCACATTGACGCCCGCACCATGGAAATTCACCACACCAAGCACCACCAGACCTACGTGGACAACGCCAACAAGGCCCTGGAAGGCACCGAGTTCGCGGATATGCCCGTCGAGGACCTGATCCAGAAACTCGATCAGGTGCCCGCGGACAAGAAGAACGCGCTGCGCAACAACGCGGGCGGGCACGCCAACCACAGCCTGTTCTGGCAGGTCATGGGTCCCCAGGGCAGCGGGCAGCCCAGCGGTGAACTGGCCGACGCGATCAACGCGGCGTTCGGGTCCTTCGACGCGTTCAAGGAGAAGTTCGAGGACGCCGCCAAGACCCGCTTCGGCAGCGGCTGGGCGTGGCTGGTCGTGAAGGACGGTCAGCTGGCCGTCGTGAGCACCGCCAACCAGGACAACCCCCTGATGGGCGAGGGCGTGGCGGGCGTGAGCGGCACGCCGATCCTGGGCGTGGACGTGTGGGAGCACGCGTACTACCTGAACTACCAGAACAAGCGTCCCGATTACCTCAAGGCGTTCTGGAACGTCGTGAACTGGGGCGAGGTCGCGCGCCGCTACGCCGCCGCGAAGTAA
- the asnS gene encoding asparagine--tRNA ligase, translating to MSVHSSIHDLPNHVGQTVTVHAWLQDKSGKGKIQFLKLRDGSGFVQATVFKADVSEEVFDGAKRLTQEQAVTVTGEVRADERAPGGVELSLRDLTVISENHGEYPITPKEHGIEFLMDHRHVWLRHRRPWAIMRVRDSVQRAVVDFFHGEGFIRFDAPFFTPNAAEGTTELFEIDLFGEDKAYLSQTGQLHAEAGAFAFGKVYTFGPTFRAEKSKTRRHLLEFWMIEPEVVPSNHVENMALQERFVSFLVHRVLEECQEELKILGRDQSKLVGAAEGNYPRVTYTDALDIIRQHIEDRDLPANVQEDVQPVEWGDDLGAPHETILGHHFDRPVIIERYPAAIKAFYMQPDPQDPRVALCDDMIAPEGYGEIIGGSERIHDYDLLKSRIEHEGLPLEAFEWYLDLRKTGSMPHAGFGMGLERVVAWITGIDHIREAIPFPRMLTRMRP from the coding sequence ATGAGCGTTCACTCCAGCATTCACGACCTGCCGAACCATGTGGGTCAGACCGTCACCGTCCACGCCTGGCTGCAGGACAAGAGCGGCAAGGGCAAGATTCAGTTCCTGAAACTCCGCGATGGGAGCGGCTTCGTGCAGGCCACCGTCTTCAAGGCCGACGTGTCCGAGGAGGTGTTCGACGGAGCCAAGCGCCTCACGCAGGAGCAGGCCGTCACCGTGACCGGCGAGGTCCGCGCCGATGAGCGCGCCCCGGGCGGCGTGGAACTCAGCCTGCGGGACCTGACCGTGATCAGCGAGAACCACGGTGAGTACCCCATCACGCCCAAGGAGCACGGCATCGAGTTCCTGATGGATCACCGGCACGTGTGGCTGCGCCACCGCCGCCCCTGGGCGATTATGCGCGTGCGGGACAGCGTGCAGCGCGCCGTCGTGGACTTCTTCCACGGCGAGGGATTCATCCGCTTCGACGCGCCGTTCTTCACCCCGAACGCCGCCGAGGGCACCACCGAACTGTTCGAGATCGACCTGTTCGGCGAGGACAAGGCGTACCTGTCCCAGACGGGGCAGCTGCACGCCGAGGCGGGCGCGTTCGCGTTCGGCAAGGTGTACACCTTCGGGCCGACCTTCCGCGCGGAGAAGAGCAAGACCCGCCGGCACCTGCTGGAATTCTGGATGATCGAACCTGAAGTGGTGCCCAGCAACCACGTGGAGAACATGGCGCTGCAGGAGCGTTTCGTGAGCTTCCTCGTGCACCGCGTGCTAGAGGAATGCCAGGAGGAACTGAAGATCCTGGGCCGCGACCAGAGCAAACTGGTGGGCGCGGCCGAAGGCAACTACCCGCGTGTGACGTACACCGACGCGCTGGACATCATCCGCCAGCACATCGAGGACCGCGACCTACCCGCCAACGTGCAGGAGGACGTGCAACCCGTCGAGTGGGGCGACGACCTGGGCGCCCCGCACGAGACGATCCTCGGGCATCACTTTGACCGCCCGGTGATCATTGAGCGGTACCCGGCGGCCATCAAGGCGTTCTACATGCAGCCTGATCCGCAGGACCCCCGCGTGGCGCTGTGTGATGACATGATCGCGCCCGAAGGGTACGGCGAGATCATCGGCGGCAGCGAACGCATCCACGACTACGACCTGCTGAAGTCCCGCATCGAGCATGAGGGTCTGCCGCTGGAGGCCTTCGAGTGGTACCTGGACCTGCGCAAGACGGGCAGCATGCCGCACGCGGGCTTCGGGATGGGCCTGGAACGAGTCGTGGCGTGGATCACGGGGATTGATCACATCCGCGAGGCGATTCCGTTCCCGCGCATGCTGACGCGCATGCGCCCCTGA